The proteins below are encoded in one region of Methanofollis aquaemaris:
- a CDS encoding NADH-ubiquinone oxidoreductase-F iron-sulfur binding region domain-containing protein, giving the protein MRFDTIKDLEEYRAGLLASAPDVPHIWVCAGPGCLANGSMEIYEAFMAYADEHDLKAEIDLKAEATGCQGLCERGPLVTVRLAKDTDEIFYQHVRVKDVSEIMEKTVLGGNVVDRLLYRDQATKSKIASTSAIPFYAHQKKIVLKNCGHVNPLSIDEAIGAGAYAGLAKALAMEPAEVVKVVKDSGLRGRGGGGFPTGVKWESAAVVDAPQKYVVVNGDEGDPGAFMDRAVMEGDPHTMLEGLAIGGYAIGATRGLIYVRNEYPIAVEHLHLAIEQAHEYGLLGKNILGSGFDFEIEIVRGGGAFVCGESTSLMTSIEGRAGVPRVKYIRSTEKGLWEGPTVLNNVESWANIPQILLNGAEWFKSMGTDNSSGTKVFSLVGKIKNSGLVEVPMGVTLREMIYEIGGGVLNDREFKAVQTGGPSGGCLPASELDRPVDFDQLKAAGSMMGSGGMIVMDDHTCMVNLAQYFVDFLVEESCGKCTPCREGLKAMQTLLHGLTSGTARPGDTALLKEIAEHVRDTALCGLGKTAANPVLSTMHWFPEEYEEHEKEGFCRAGVCSGLYTLEIDPDLCTGCTLCERVCPAGAVAGEKKMPHTIDKHACVTCGSCIDACRFKAIKVVRRSE; this is encoded by the coding sequence ATGCGGTTTGATACGATAAAAGACCTCGAAGAATACCGTGCGGGTCTTCTTGCCTCAGCACCCGATGTTCCCCACATCTGGGTCTGTGCGGGGCCAGGGTGTCTTGCCAACGGCAGCATGGAGATCTACGAGGCCTTCATGGCGTATGCCGACGAGCACGACCTGAAGGCCGAGATCGACCTCAAAGCGGAGGCCACCGGCTGCCAGGGGCTCTGCGAGCGCGGTCCCCTCGTCACCGTTCGCCTCGCAAAGGACACCGATGAGATCTTCTACCAGCATGTAAGGGTCAAGGACGTTTCCGAGATCATGGAGAAGACCGTCCTCGGCGGTAACGTCGTCGACCGTCTCCTGTACCGCGATCAGGCCACCAAGTCGAAGATCGCCTCGACCTCGGCCATCCCGTTCTATGCTCACCAGAAGAAGATCGTCCTCAAGAACTGTGGGCATGTCAACCCCCTCTCCATCGACGAAGCCATCGGCGCCGGCGCCTATGCCGGGCTTGCGAAGGCACTCGCTATGGAGCCTGCAGAGGTCGTGAAGGTCGTCAAGGACTCCGGTCTCCGAGGTCGCGGCGGCGGAGGGTTCCCGACCGGTGTGAAGTGGGAGTCGGCCGCCGTCGTCGACGCCCCGCAGAAATATGTGGTCGTGAACGGCGACGAAGGTGACCCTGGTGCGTTCATGGACCGGGCCGTCATGGAAGGCGACCCGCACACCATGCTCGAAGGCCTTGCCATCGGTGGATATGCCATTGGGGCTACACGGGGTCTGATCTATGTCAGGAACGAGTACCCGATCGCCGTCGAGCACCTCCATCTCGCCATCGAGCAGGCGCACGAGTACGGTCTCCTCGGCAAGAACATCCTGGGCAGCGGTTTCGATTTCGAGATCGAGATCGTCCGGGGTGGCGGCGCCTTCGTCTGCGGTGAATCGACCTCCCTCATGACCTCCATCGAGGGCAGGGCCGGTGTCCCGCGGGTCAAGTACATTCGTTCGACCGAGAAGGGTCTCTGGGAAGGCCCGACTGTCCTCAACAATGTCGAGAGTTGGGCAAACATCCCGCAGATCCTGCTCAACGGTGCTGAGTGGTTCAAGAGCATGGGCACCGACAACAGCAGCGGGACCAAGGTCTTCTCTCTCGTCGGCAAGATCAAGAACAGCGGCCTCGTCGAGGTGCCGATGGGCGTCACCCTGCGCGAGATGATCTACGAGATCGGTGGGGGGGTGCTCAACGACCGCGAGTTCAAGGCTGTCCAGACCGGCGGGCCGTCGGGCGGCTGCCTCCCGGCAAGCGAACTCGACCGCCCGGTGGACTTCGACCAGCTCAAGGCTGCCGGTTCGATGATGGGCTCAGGCGGGATGATCGTCATGGACGACCACACCTGCATGGTCAACCTCGCCCAGTATTTCGTCGACTTCCTGGTCGAGGAGTCGTGCGGGAAGTGCACACCCTGCCGCGAGGGTCTGAAAGCGATGCAGACGCTCCTCCACGGCCTCACCTCGGGCACCGCCAGACCCGGCGACACTGCGCTTCTCAAGGAGATCGCCGAGCATGTCCGGGACACCGCACTCTGCGGCCTGGGCAAGACCGCCGCCAACCCGGTGCTCTCGACGATGCACTGGTTCCCTGAAGAATATGAGGAGCATGAGAAGGAGGGCTTCTGTCGGGCCGGGGTCTGCAGCGGACTCTACACCCTTGAGATCGATCCCGATCTCTGCACCGGATGCACCCTCTGTGAACGGGTCTGTCCGGCCGGTGCGGTCGCCGGCGAGAAGAAGATGCCGCACACCATCGACAAGCATGCCTGTGTCACCTGCGGCTCATGCATCGACGCGTGTCGGTTCAAGGCGATCAAGGTCGTGAGGAGGAGTGAGTAA
- a CDS encoding 2Fe-2S iron-sulfur cluster-binding protein — protein sequence MVEVTIDGQKIEVEKGTTALEAARALGIEIPTLCYHEGLPPDGNCRLCQVEVTDHRGRTSLVISCMYPIKGPVEIRTDTERVRDARAFVVRLLLARSPDSPILQQLAEEYGVEPLDARFVPEGESDLCIRCGRCVRACATLGNDCIEFVWRGWEKEVNTPFKEPSKSCVGCGSCAQVCPTGAIRATTDGATRTIWGRTFDLVACERCGELFATPEQLEAAVPESGEVDGRVLCPRCRKLEQARAIASGLGAHQES from the coding sequence ATGGTTGAAGTGACGATCGACGGGCAGAAAATTGAGGTTGAGAAGGGAACGACCGCCCTGGAGGCGGCGCGTGCCCTGGGCATCGAGATCCCGACCCTCTGTTACCACGAGGGCCTGCCGCCCGACGGCAACTGCCGCCTCTGCCAGGTGGAGGTCACCGACCACCGCGGCCGCACCAGTCTGGTCATCTCGTGCATGTACCCGATCAAGGGACCGGTCGAGATCAGGACCGACACCGAGCGGGTCCGTGACGCCCGCGCCTTTGTGGTGAGGCTCCTCCTCGCCCGCTCGCCTGACTCCCCGATCCTCCAGCAGCTCGCGGAGGAGTACGGTGTCGAGCCCCTGGACGCACGCTTCGTCCCTGAGGGCGAGAGCGATCTCTGCATCCGGTGTGGCCGGTGTGTCCGGGCTTGCGCCACCCTCGGCAACGACTGCATCGAGTTTGTCTGGCGCGGGTGGGAGAAAGAGGTGAACACCCCCTTCAAGGAGCCTTCAAAGTCCTGCGTCGGTTGCGGTTCCTGCGCCCAGGTCTGCCCGACCGGTGCGATCCGCGCCACTACGGACGGTGCCACCAGGACGATCTGGGGACGGACCTTCGACCTCGTCGCCTGTGAGCGTTGCGGGGAGCTTTTCGCGACCCCCGAGCAACTCGAGGCCGCCGTGCCGGAGTCCGGGGAGGTGGACGGCCGCGTGCTCTGTCCGAGGTGCCGCAAACTTGAGCAGGCACGTGCAATCGCGTCCGGTCTGGGAGCGCACCAGGAGAGTTGA
- a CDS encoding 4Fe-4S dicluster domain-containing protein → MEKTENLLLITPERCIGCGTCELACSIGHVGEFKPTVANISVLRFEAGVNVPMACLQCDKPACVAACKSGALEKDPASGLVSVNGAKCIGCRMCVMACPFGNISYNAAAKQALKCDQCGGHPMCAEFCPANAIEYLPADTANVQRKKAFAAKLAAGISEVNV, encoded by the coding sequence ATGGAGAAAACTGAGAACCTGTTGCTGATCACCCCTGAGCGGTGCATCGGCTGCGGGACATGCGAACTGGCATGCTCGATCGGGCATGTCGGAGAATTCAAGCCGACTGTTGCGAATATCTCGGTCCTCAGATTTGAGGCCGGAGTGAACGTGCCCATGGCCTGTCTGCAGTGCGACAAGCCCGCCTGTGTTGCTGCGTGCAAGAGTGGCGCCCTCGAGAAGGATCCTGCAAGCGGTCTCGTCAGCGTTAACGGCGCCAAATGTATCGGATGCCGGATGTGCGTGATGGCCTGCCCCTTCGGCAACATCTCGTACAACGCTGCTGCAAAGCAGGCCCTGAAGTGCGACCAGTGTGGCGGTCACCCGATGTGCGCCGAGTTCTGCCCGGCAAACGCTATCGAATATCTGCCCGCCGACACTGCGAATGTTCAGAGGAAGAAGGCGTTCGCTGCAAAACTTGCTGCCGGTATCTCGGAGGTGAATGTATAA
- a CDS encoding aldehyde ferredoxin oxidoreductase family protein: MYGWTGTVLRVNLTEGTVKKEPLNEDFAKNYIGGRGLGEKYFVDEVDMAVDALSPENKLIFATGPLTGTMGVSTGRYDVVAKGPLNNTLASSNSGGYFGPAIKYAGYDLIIFEGKAEKPVYLWINNDTVELRDASHLWGKTIYETDDAVKAETDPDAEVACIGPAGEKLVLFACIMNDKHRAAGRTGIGTVMGSKNLKALAVRGTGGIKVADKEGYLNAVRAARKKIAENPVTSQGLPTFGSNILVNIINESGALPTKNWREAYDPEADKISGETLSRDNLIHNKGCASCVIGCGRVAKAKGRFNEIGEGPEYESAWCFGSDCAIHDMDAVLKANFLCNELGMDTISLGSTIACAMELVDIGAIDGEKTGCDLKFGNAEAMVEITRATAYREGFGDEIAEGSFRLATKYGHPELSMTVKKQEMPAYDPRAIQGIGLEYATSNRGGCHVRGYTISPEILGLPMKMDPSVTEGKPEILKIFQDLTGALSASGTCLFASFAIGADEIAAELSAATGVEFTTEKVMEIGERIYNMERMFIVKNGYSGKDDALPPRLLNDPIPAGPAKGGVNHLPEMLPHYYDIRGWDADGIPTQKKLEELGLADMA; the protein is encoded by the coding sequence ATGTATGGCTGGACTGGAACGGTGCTCCGCGTCAACCTGACTGAGGGCACGGTCAAGAAGGAACCCCTCAACGAGGACTTCGCAAAGAATTACATCGGCGGGCGTGGGCTCGGCGAGAAGTACTTCGTCGACGAGGTCGACATGGCTGTCGACGCCCTCTCTCCCGAGAACAAACTCATCTTCGCCACCGGCCCGTTGACCGGGACGATGGGTGTCTCGACCGGGCGCTACGACGTCGTCGCCAAGGGCCCGCTCAACAACACCCTCGCCTCGTCCAACTCAGGCGGCTACTTCGGTCCGGCGATCAAGTACGCCGGCTACGACCTGATCATCTTCGAGGGGAAGGCTGAGAAGCCGGTCTACCTCTGGATCAACAACGACACCGTCGAACTCCGCGACGCCTCCCACCTCTGGGGAAAGACGATCTACGAGACCGACGACGCCGTGAAGGCCGAGACCGACCCGGACGCTGAGGTTGCCTGCATCGGTCCTGCCGGTGAGAAACTCGTCCTCTTCGCCTGCATCATGAACGACAAGCACCGTGCCGCCGGCAGGACCGGGATCGGTACGGTCATGGGCTCCAAGAACCTCAAGGCCCTTGCCGTCCGCGGCACCGGCGGGATCAAGGTCGCCGACAAGGAAGGTTACCTCAACGCCGTCCGCGCCGCCAGAAAAAAGATCGCTGAGAACCCGGTCACCTCCCAGGGTCTGCCGACCTTCGGGTCCAACATCCTGGTCAATATCATCAACGAGTCCGGGGCACTTCCAACGAAGAACTGGCGTGAAGCCTACGACCCCGAGGCCGACAAGATCTCCGGCGAGACCCTCAGCCGCGACAACCTCATCCACAACAAGGGGTGCGCCTCCTGTGTCATCGGGTGTGGGCGTGTCGCCAAGGCGAAGGGTCGGTTCAACGAGATTGGCGAAGGGCCTGAATATGAGTCGGCCTGGTGCTTCGGTTCTGACTGTGCTATCCACGACATGGACGCTGTCCTGAAGGCGAACTTCCTCTGTAACGAACTCGGGATGGACACCATCTCTCTGGGCTCGACGATCGCCTGTGCGATGGAGCTCGTCGACATCGGCGCCATCGACGGTGAGAAGACCGGGTGCGACCTCAAGTTCGGCAACGCCGAAGCGATGGTCGAGATCACCCGTGCTACCGCCTACCGTGAAGGCTTTGGCGACGAGATCGCCGAGGGTTCCTTCAGGCTGGCCACGAAGTATGGCCACCCCGAACTCTCGATGACCGTCAAGAAGCAGGAGATGCCGGCCTACGACCCGCGTGCGATCCAGGGTATCGGTCTGGAATACGCCACCTCCAACCGTGGCGGGTGCCACGTCCGCGGCTACACCATCTCACCTGAGATCCTCGGCCTCCCGATGAAGATGGACCCCTCGGTCACCGAAGGCAAGCCCGAGATCCTCAAGATCTTCCAGGATCTCACCGGTGCGCTCTCCGCCTCCGGAACCTGTCTCTTCGCCTCGTTCGCGATCGGCGCCGACGAGATCGCCGCCGAACTCTCGGCCGCGACCGGCGTCGAGTTCACGACCGAGAAGGTCATGGAGATCGGCGAGCGGATCTACAACATGGAGCGGATGTTCATCGTCAAGAACGGTTACTCCGGGAAGGACGACGCTCTCCCGCCCAGGCTGCTCAACGACCCGATCCCGGCAGGCCCGGCAAAGGGCGGTGTCAACCACCTGCCTGAGATGCTGCCGCACTACTACGATATCAGGGGTTGGGACGCCGATGGTATCCCGACGCAGAAAAAGCTTGAGGAGCTCGGCCTGGCCGACATGGCCTGA